CACCAGCTCAGCCCTCACTCAGCTGGTACAGCAGCCTTCCCACTCAGCTCCCAGGAAGGAGCTTTCTGTGCATGTGGTGGGGGTGTGAGAGTTCTCAGGGACATTGGGTGCAGAGAGGCGCAAGACCCAACAAAGAATGGGGGTGGAGAGTTTGCTTCCTACTTACAAGCAGCTGAAGACGCTGGCGCTCAGTCTCCGGGGTAAACTCCCGGGACATTGGAATGATTTCACCATTCCGGACAATGATGGCCCTGCCCAGAGAAAAAAGGTTTGGGCCTGGTTCTCCTCAGACCTCTCATGGAAAATTCCAGGCCCTCCCCATAATGACCCTTAGGATTCCTTACCCAGACCCCATTTTTCCTCCCCTCCTGGATATTTCAGGCTTTTCCTTTTGTCTGTGATCCCTCCTGATGCCCTCCAATCTTCAGTTTTCAacccccaccaccccactctcTTCTATTCCCCCATCCTAGAGAATGTGGACCCTGCAGCGAATTTCAAAGCCCCCCTCCACATACCTGCTGTCACCCGCATTGGCCACGTACACCTTGCCTAGCAGGTAGACCACAACCAGTGCACAGCAGCCCCCCTCCACTTGGTGGCCACGCCGCTCCCGGGCCATCTGTTCATCCTGCCACATAAGGGTCAGAGGGGGTGGAAGAAGAAGAGGTTTCAGGCACACAGccaccctcttccctcccccaccccatctgcAGAATTCAACTGGACCAGCCACGCCATGctgcaggagaggaaggaagacatGGGTGTAACcgcccctgctccctcccctgggaACCAAGCTCTGCTCAGGCTTTCAAAGGTGCTGTGGGTTCTTGGGGTCACTCCCCTCAGGCCACCGGGCTCCCACACAGAGTTGACTAGAGTGTTGGCCTAGTGGGCCCCTTGGCCCAGGTCACCCACTCACCATGAGCTGGAAGGCATTCTCAATGGCCCCCACTACCAGGCTCTCATGGGTCACTTCCTTCTGTGAAGACCAGCAGGACTGAGGACTAACCAAGTGAGAGGGATCGGAGGAACCTGGGGTCCCTGGAGTGGATGGGAGGCAGAGAGGTGGTGGCGAGGGGTCCTGAAGTATCTCTACCAGGTCCTTTAGCTGCTCCCGGATATGGCGATGTAGAAGCCTTGAGGCCATTTCAGCAGCTCCACCCCCTGCATGCCCATCAAACAGGCCCCAGTAGTAGAAGCAGAGTCCCTGACAGAGGAAAAGttgaaggtgagagagagagagatgcagggAGAAGAACAGGATTCTGAGCATCCATAAAACATCAAAGAGGAAGTCAGTGCTTGGTATTAAAGGCAAATTGggtttattcacttattcacataggacctactatgtgtcaagaaAGGGAAAGCCTCAGGAAAGCCACTCTCAGGGGATAAAAGAGGCAAAAATCAGCATTGGTAATCAATTAAGTCATCCATAAATATGAGAGTCTCTACCTTTTAAGCAGAAAAGTAAACATTCATACTGATATGGTAGAATCTAACTGATCGATGCCAGGTAAGAGTTCTGTGCCAGAAGGTAGAAAGCTAGTGACTTAGGAGACAGGTCTTCCACACGTCTCAGATTTAAAACCAGATGCATGAAGTCTCTGGGGAGAGGTGTCACTGTGTCTCTGGAGGCTAAGGAAGAGAGTGGGGGCTTACCTGGCCTCGGCTAGGGTCCCTAGGTACCCCCATAATGCTCCTCCGACCTTCCACGTACACGACTTCACAGCAAGCCTGGTCCTCATTGTGCCGACTCTTGCCAGCGTTGATGACCCTGCCGGGCCAGAATGACCACATCAGGTTGGATGCCAGACCAGGTCCTGGAATAACCCCCACCTTAGACACACACATCCTCTGCTATTGGCTGGCCAAGCTGAGAAAGGTCACAGCCACCTGGGATCCAGgccagaggaagaaggagaagggagggcGGGCAAGGCCCAAGGACTACTGTCTGGGTGGCAGGCCCTATCGCCTCACAGAAAGGCCAGCGCAGCACCTGCCTGCCTCAGTTCCCCCATCCCTGGAAAGGGAGGCGTCCCTGGTGGTGCTGCTGGGGTAAAGAGCTAAATGGGGGCATGAAGTTTCACTTTCCTGCTATCCAAGACCCAACATCCCACGCCTAGCCCCAGTCAACTCCGCTAGTGCCTTGTTTCCAGCACCTCACCTTTAGGGGCACACCCACCCTTATCCTAAAACTATCCAGCGAAAGTTTCTGCTGCGTTGGCAACGAGGAAGTACTCCAGCCCAGACTCGGAAAGAGGAATTGAAATAGAGTGGGAGTGGAAGCCCACCTGGACTGGGCAGGAGCCCCTGTAACCACAAACTCCTCTCTTGGAGGAAGCTAAAGGAGGTGGTCGGGAGGGGGACGGGGCCACCAGCCACCGCCCTCAGCGCCCTCAGGGCCCCTGTCTCCCTCGGTGCTCCGCTTTGCCGGCAGATGCAAGGAAAAGAGCCCACAGCCTGGGAGCAAGCCGTCCGCTCCGACCCGGGGTCAGCTTCATCGCACGGCCGGCGCGAGATGGCCAGCTTAGGTGCGGCTAAAAGGGACCCTCCTTCTACCCCAGGCggcgcctcccccacccctgaggACGCTGGCGGCCTCCCGGTGTCACGGGCTATTTCTGGgtgtggagggggaagggaacTACAGTaagagggacagggaactggggcgCTGGGGTTGGGAAGCCAGTGAGCGCGTCTTCCCAACCTCTATCTCCCCTATCAAAAGGAATCCCGCTCCTTCTTGAgatccctcctccctcagcctttaAAGCGCCGGGCCGCGACTGAGAACTGGCCAACTCATCCTTTGCGGGGCCCTGCGCCCTCCGGGCTGTGGGGAGGAACGGGGTCCTGGGGCGGCGTGGGTGAGGGTAGTCAATGAGCTGGAAGGTCCTGAAGAAGGAGATTCAGGCTGCACGCGACAGgcgagggctgggagggggtgcGGCCCGAAGCCCGGAGGATAGCCAAGGTCCTGGGAAGAGGGAGCGCCTGGCACCGAGCGCGGCGTGGGGGACGCATCCTAGCGCCGGGGATGCCgagctggggaggggggtgggagtCCCATTCTGGTTTGGGTGCCCCAAAGGGCGCTCACTCGGCGTAGCCCGTGCTCCAGGGCAGGCGGCGGCCCGTGTCCGGGGGGCTTTGCACAGCCCGTCCCGCGTGGTCGTCGGCGCGTCGCAGCCCCCCGGGGCTCAGCTGCAGAAAGGTCGGTCTGGAGAAGCTCGCTCGAGCCTCTACAACCCTCGCAGGTGCCCCGCTCCCGGCCCCGGCTCTTGCCGGAGGGCTCCTGGGTGCTTCTGGAGCAGCGGCGGGCGGCGCAGAGGTCGCTTTGGGCAGGTCCGGGGATTTGGGGCGCGAAGGCGGAGTACCCCCGGAGCTCACCAGGTGCGCGACGGCCGAGCGCACCCGGTTTAGCATGCTGCCTCACTGCCCCGCCCTCGGCCGTGGCCCCGCCCCCGACCAGGCCCCGCCCCTAGGGCACCGGGTGGGCGGTGCTCGCTCCAGCAGGCCCTTCCAGGCCATTGGCTCCGGGCCAGCTGGGCCGGTCCCGGACAGAACTTCCTCTTGCTCGGGGCCACCGCGGGAACAGCCCCGCCTATGCCCCGCCCCATTCCGGCTTGGCCCCGCCTCAGTTTCTTAGGGAGGGTCCCCTGTCTGCAGGGGGCTGAGAGAATAAAACCTGATTTCAGGTTTAGAATAGACATCAGCCAGAACTTCCCCATTGTGACGGGGTGCTGGGGTGCGGTCTCCCCGCTCTCGGTTCGAGGCGGCcggcctgcctgcccggaggGCCCTGGAGCCGATGACCTCAGAGTGAGAAGAGCCGCTTCAGAGCTGCTGGGTGTGAAGCACCAGTGTGACACCATCTCTGGCTGCGGCTGGGCTGCCGGAGTGAGAGGTGCCGAGCTggtgcggggggcgggggggggtctGGGGTGGCAACAACGCAGGCTGCAGCCGACCACCTGAGTCAGGGAGCCGGGGTCAATTCCTAGGCTCCTTGACGACGACGCTGTTCTCCCATGGAAACCACTTATAGATGTAGGAGCAGGGCTGCCACTTCCACCTTAACTTCTCAGAACCCGGTTTTGCCCCACATTTAGAGGTCCCCTGACCGCAGCAGGACTAGTTAGTAAGAATAATaacatattaggttattaagtatgaaatgtctgattaccttaagtactaagtttgacatttGATATCTCTGAcctttcactttgacacttgttgttttatttttattgtgaaggtacatcctcagtcttgcaaacacatgttttggcttgtgattatctttcaaaatgtttttagagcaatttttgtgaaaccatggataagtcaaaaataaGTGTTATTTGCGAATATGAGTTGTTGTGAAACCAATGCAGTGCAggcagctcgaaatatcaacaaagtgtttgggaaggatgtggttaaCGAATgcatcttgaaaataagccaccCTGGGTTACCTGACACCAAGgcggataatgatgagctgaaacctGTAATGGAAGC
This region of Microcebus murinus isolate Inina chromosome 2, M.murinus_Inina_mat1.0, whole genome shotgun sequence genomic DNA includes:
- the PPM1J gene encoding protein phosphatase 1J isoform X1 — protein: MLNRVRSAVAHLVSSGGTPPSRPKSPDLPKATSAPPAAAPEAPRSPPARAGAGSGAPARVVEARASFSRPTFLQLSPGGLRRADDHAGRAVQSPPDTGRRLPWSTGYAEVINAGKSRHNEDQACCEVVYVEGRRSIMGVPRDPSRGQGLCFYYWGLFDGHAGGGAAEMASRLLHRHIREQLKDLVEILQDPSPPPLCLPSTPGTPGSSDPSHLVSPQSCWSSQKEVTHESLVVGAIENAFQLMDEQMARERRGHQVEGGCCALVVVYLLGKVYVANAGDSRAIIVRNGEIIPMSREFTPETERQRLQLLGFLKPELLGGEFTHLEFPRRVQPKELGQRMLYRDQNMTGWAYKKIELEDLRFPLVCGEGKKARVMATIGVTRGLGDHNLKVCSSNLPIKPFLSCFPEVRVYDLTQYEHCPDDVLVLGTDGLWDVTSDCEVAATVDRVLSAYEPNDPSRYTALAQALVLGARGTPRDRGWRLPNNKLGSGDDISVFVIPLGGPGSYS
- the PPM1J gene encoding protein phosphatase 1J isoform X2, which produces MLNRVRSAVAHLVSSGGTPPSRPKSPDLPKATSAPPAAAPEAPRSPPARAGAGSGAPARVVEARASFSRPTFLQLSPGGLRRADDHAGRAVQSPPDTGRRLPWSTGYAEVINAGKSRHNEDQACCEVVYVEGRRSIMGVPRDPSRGQGLCFYYWGLFDGHAGGGAAEMASRLLHRHIREQLKDLVEILQDPSPPPLCLPSTPGTPGSSDPSHLDEQMARERRGHQVEGGCCALVVVYLLGKVYVANAGDSRAIIVRNGEIIPMSREFTPETERQRLQLLGFLKPELLGGEFTHLEFPRRVQPKELGQRMLYRDQNMTGWAYKKIELEDLRFPLVCGEGKKARVMATIGVTRGLGDHNLKVCSSNLPIKPFLSCFPEVRVYDLTQYEHCPDDVLVLGTDGLWDVTSDCEVAATVDRVLSAYEPNDPSRYTALAQALVLGARGTPRDRGWRLPNNKLGSGDDISVFVIPLGGPGSYS